Within the Nitrospiraceae bacterium genome, the region CGGTCCAATTCCAGCCCGGGATGGTGAAGATGCTCGGCCACTTCCGTGGCTGTGATGAAATCATAGGTCTGTTCCAGGAGAGCAGGATTGTACGCATAAAAGGGGTCGTAAATCGACAGAGTATGTCCGTATTCTTGAAGCATGAGTGAGAGGGTCGGACCGGGACCAGCCCCAAAATCCAATCCGGAACTATGAGGTCTCAGCCGACTGTGGAGTGGTTCGGCTAATTGGTTTAAAAACTTTCGATAGCCTGGATCTTCCAAATGGTTCTCATGGTGGTCGTAATGGACCTTTTCCTGTTCAGGCGATATGTAATAGGCGGGTGGAACGAAAATGAGTCGACAGTGTCCGCAGGAGAAGTATGGCCGGATTCCGTCGTTTCCCACGAATGTGGATTCCGGTTTGAGACAGAGTGGGCAACAATGAGAAATGGCGATGGGTCCCCCGCGTGGGAATTCAGGATGAATAAGGAGTGTGATGAGGGAAAATGGTCCACCAGGTTTGGACAACTGTCTTAGTATGTGATTTCTTCATGACAGGTCTCCAGGTGAGTTTGTATATTCCGGTGGGAGACGGGTCTGTGAATAGGGCATGTGACACGTATTGGCTTCTTCCATCAGCCCAGGCGATACAGAGGGGGGCGGTGGGATCCACATCTAATCGTTTTCTGGAAATTTCTTGCCCACACCTCACACACCAGCCGAATTTGCCGTTTTCAAGGCGTTGGAGGGCGGATTCGATCCGCTGCAATTGAATGAGTCGACGTTGTTGCGCGGATTGAGCCATCGCTTGTTGTTGGAGGGCATCCATTCGTGAGACGCGTCCGACCGTGGTCTGGTCCAGTTCCACTGGTTGGGCTGATTCCTGCCCGGTGGAGGATAAGGCCAACAGATCTCTCTGGAGGGTTAGGAGCGTTGCTCGAAAATGGTCGGACTCAGGAGTTGGCTGTGTCATGAGGGCAAAATAATCAAAGGGGACTACGTGTATCTTGTCGTAAAACATGGGTGCCCGGGGACAAGCCAGGAATAGTCTTGGTTTGGTCCATGGTCAAATCAATGTACCCCAGCCAGACCGGGAAAGGCCAATGGTCGACAAAAGGAATTAAGAGCAATCTTATCGCAAAGAGAGGAAAGAGAAGAATTATTGCAAGGTATGATCAGATTTCAGGAAGAGGTATTTTTAAAAAAGAAAGAGCTCTTTTCGGGGATGTCCGCCCATTAAAAGCCAAGAGTCGTATTTGTGACCTGCTCAGATTCACGGATCGTTCACCCAAACCCAACCGGGGGATTTGTGTATTATTCGAAATGCGGGGAATTTAATTCTGACCTATGGCGCGGCCATCGGGGGAAGCACCGCCTCTCTTGAATATGCGATCGCTGTCCTTCAGGCCAATGATATTTTCATTTGCGGACCTACGGATTGCGGTGCCATGGAAGCCTTGTTGCATCGGGAAAAACTTCAGAAGCTTCCTGCGGTCAAAGCGTGGCTGCAACATGTCGAGACCCTTATGCAACTATGAAAATTCTACGCGCGCATTTGCAGGGGAAATGTGTTGGTTCAACGCCATCATCTGAAGGCGCCTCCGGGGTTTACAACAGGATTGCGGCGGGTGGGGGAATTTTGGAAGTGAGAAGAATGGAGTTTTGATCAGATGGCGATTCCTGGAGTACAGGGCATGGGTATGCACCATCATTGGACCTCAGATTAAGGCGTGTATTATTGGCTATTTCTTTTGGGTAGACTGCCCGAAGTGAGCAATGGTATGAGCCATTACCAATTCGGGCTTCCCAGATAGAGGAGATGAAAAGTCTTGAGCAACTCGATGGTCAGCATTCACGCGTTATTTTGGCCATCGTTTCCATTCCTTACTTTGTGAATCAAACCACCATTGGGGGCCACTTAAGTAGATTCTTTTGTGGCATTCTAATGTTTCCTGGTGATTGTTTGGCCATTCTTTCCATACGTTATTTTGAGAATCAAACCACCAGTCCGGTCCATCAGTGTTCAAATTCTGATGTTCGTCGAGAGACCACTCTGGTTTTTGTGAGGGCCACTCTCTCCATTTTTGACTTTTTGAATCAAACCACCAGGTGGGTTGCTGAAGATATAACATCTTATGCCCTTCTAGGGTAATTCTCCCTTCACTGTCCCACAGATCGGCATGTTGTTGACAGAAATCATTGGTTGCCACTTTGTCTTGAGCCATCACATATGTGGCGAATGCGCTACTGAGTAAAAGAAGCATGGCTGTAATTCCATATTGTTTCATTGAGAGACTCCTTCTTTGAGCACGGTAAATTAATTAAAAATACTGCCTATTCACGCCCTTCTTCCTTCTCTTGGGATTTGGTGGAGAGGCAGTCCAGAGCAGGCCATTCTCTGAAATATTTAGAAGAGACGATGAATTATTTGAATGGTAATGAACGAATGGGTCCGGACCGTAGGGATAATTTTTTTAGAAGAACCCGGATTATGTCCAAAGGATAAGTCTTGGTCCCCTCACACGTCCTGAGGAAAGACCTTCTGGTAGTGTGGAAAAGATTGATGGGAATGGGTCGGGGGAGCAAGCGTTGAAATTACACGACGTCATTCCGGTCTCAAGGTATGTCTCTCTTGAGAAGCGGCGGAAATGTCATTTGTTCACAATCATACGGGTGGAGAGATTTATAAACGTGTCAGGGTGTTTTGATCAGTGTGGTGCAGGACCTCAGGGCGTCCCGCAATCTGTAACTGCGTATTTTCCTTATAGCTGAACTTCCATGTTTCATGAATGGTGACGGATAATTCATATCGCACTGTTTTCGAAGCCTCATCCAGATAGGGATTGGAGAGAATTCCATATACCCCGTTCCCCGCCTCAGCGGCCATGTGAAATTCTTTTGCGTCAGGCTCCGAAGTCCCGCCTGCATTCACCAGGACACCTCGAGGAACCATAAAACACCGCATGACCTGTTGACTGGCCGCATCCCACAACCAATATCCGACTTCTTCGTGAAACGGCTGTTCCTGAATCAAGGGCCAGGCCACAGTCGAGTAACGCAGACCATAGAGCACTTGCGAGCCATTAACGACAGGTCCGATTGGGTCAAACTGCAATCGTTCCCGATAATGAGTTTCGTGGCTGCCCTCTTTGGCCGGTGCGATGTCGACACCCGAATCGCCTTCCCAGGTTCCGGCCAGAGAAGTGAGTGGGCCCAAGTGGCGAATGATTTCCGCAGAAGTGAAGTCGGAATGGTGTGTTCCGGTCATCAGGAAAAGCTCCTTTCAGGAAAGTGTGAACAAAGAGGGCCCAAAGGCGAAGTGACTGGTGATCTGAGGTGAACGACTGTATCAAATCCTGCCAATGGTTTAAACCGTGTTTAAGGCCACCATATTCGAATTGACTGCATCCAACGGATACCGTGAATGGCGAGGCCTGCGAACTTGGGGACGCTCAGTTGTCTGGGTTTTGTTCTCAGGCAGCGTAGGACATGACCTGCGGCTTGATCGGCGGTCAACATCAGGGGCTTCCAGGACGCCTTGGGCAGCTTCGTATCCACATAGCCAAAGCGGATATTACTCACGTACACCCCATGTGATCGGAGTTTGAACCCCATGGAGACTAAATAATTACTAATGCCGGCCTTCGATGCCGTATAGGAAGGGGAGTCGGCGTTGTAAAAATCATCGGCGAGACTTGATAGGCCGATGAAGTGCCCCTGTTCTCGCTCAAGCCAGCCTGGGGCGAGGGCAGCCAGGGTCCGAACCATCGACGTGAAATTCACGTCAATGACCCGGGCTTCCTGTGAGAGGTCAGGAAGCGTCAGTCTTGAGCCAATGGCCGCGCAAAATATGCAGGCATCAAAAGGCCCTTCGTCCGCAAGAAGGGTTTCGAGAACCTGTGGATATTCGGGAGCGGCGATATCCTGTACGATATGCCGTGGGCCATCGGGACCAAGTGGACTAGGACTTCTTGAAAGTCCGACGACATGTTCGCCGCGGGCAATAAGGGCGCGGGTCACCGCTGCTCCGATTCCATCAGAATTGCCAATCAGAAGAATCTTCTGTGTCATTTAATGCCCAACCGAGATGGTGGGAGAAGCCTCAATCCTGACATGAAAAAGGTGGTAAGTGAAGAGGGAACAATCGGCAAGACTCTGATCTGTACATTGTTGCATGTGTTGGCTAGGATGGTTCGACAGATCGGCCGCCTCTGCTTACACGAGTATGAAAAAGAACATTACCGTGTTTGTGTCCTATGCCCGCGCCAATCGTGATCTGGCGACCCGATTGTTGAAAAAGTTTAAAGAGCAGGCTGCGCCCTCCAAGCAGTATCACTATACCTTCTGGCGGGATAGCGATATCCTGGTAGGCGAAAAATGGCACGAAGAAATTCAGCACGCTTTGGGAGAGTGCGACGTGGGTTTGGTCCTGATCAGCCCTGCGTTGCTCGGATCCCAATATATTCAGGATCACGAACTTCCCAGGTTTGTGAAGAGTGGAGGTCGAGCCGTCATTCCGGTCATGTTGCAACCCATCGATTTGGAACGTCATGATCTGAAAGGGTTGCTCCAGACGCAAATCTTTCGGCTGGATCGCCCCCGTTTCGCCTCTCCAAAAGCCTACGGAGAATGTTCGGGTTCTCATCGTGATCAATTTGCGTTGGAATTGTTTGGGCAGGTTGAAGCCCGTCTGGATAAAATGGTGGCCAAATAATCCTTGAGAGGGCGGAGTAACCAGGCCCTATCCCTACGAAAGAAATTTCTATTATTCAATGAAGAGCAAAAAGAAATTCCATGCCTGAACCTACAATCATCTGCCCACAGTGTAAAACGGAAATCAAACTGACTGAGTCGCTCGCGGCCCCTCTTCTCGAAGCCACCAAGCGGGACTTCGAGCAACGACTTGCTCAAAAAGATGCCGCAGCCGCCAAGCGGGATGCGGCCTTGCGTGAGCGCGAAGCTCTGCTGGCCAAATCTCAGGAAAGGTTCGAAGAGCAAGTCGCTGACAAGCTAAAACTCGAACGCAGCAAAATTGTGGCGGAAGAAGCGAGAAAAGCCAGGCTGGCGCTTGCGAATGATCTCGATCAGAAATCTAAAGAAATACGTGAGATTCAAGAAATTCTTAAACACAAGGATGAAAAGCTTGCCGAAGCACAAAAAGTTCAAGCTGATTTGCTCCGTAAGCAACGGGAACTGGATGACGCCAAACGCGAATTGGATCTCACCATAGAAAAGCGCGTCCAGGAGGGACTCGCAGCCACCAGGGATCAGGCCAAAAAAGAAGCCGAAGAAGGGCTCAAATTTAAAGTCATGGAGAAAGAGCAGACTATTGCGTCCATGCAAAAACAAATTGAAGAACTCAAGCGTCGTGCTGAACAGGGATCTCAACAACTTCAGGGCGAAGTCCAGGAGCTCGAACTCGAAGCGATGCTCATCTCCAAATTCCCCCTGGATCAGATTTCACCGGTGGCCAAAGGCGAGCATGGCGGCGATGTGCTGCACCGGGTTGCCGGTTCATTCGGGCAAGCCTGCGGAACCATCTTGTGGGAATCGAAGCGAACCAAGAATTGGAGTGATGGCTGGCTTATCAAGTTACGTGAGGATCAGCGGCAGGCCAAAGCTGAAATCGCGATCATTGTCAGCCAGGCTCTCCCCAAAGAAGTAGAAGCATTCGAATTCATCGACGGCGTCTGGGTCACCCATCCCAAGGTCGCCCTGCCGCTGGCCGTTGCCATGCGTAATACGCTTATGGAGGTGGCAGGCGCCCGGCAGGCTTCGGAAGGGCAGCAAACTAAAATGGAAATGGTCTATCAGTATTTAATGGGTCCGCGCTTCCGGCAACGGGTTCAAGCGATCGTCGAAGGGTTCTCCTCGATGAAGGATGATCTTGATAAGGAGCGGAAAGTCATCATGAAGCAATGGGCTAAACGCGAAGAGCAAATTGATCGGGTGATGATGGCGACTGTGGGCATGTATGGGGACCTGCAAGGCATTGCCGGAAAGACGTTACAGGAAATTGAAGGACTGGAACTTCAGGCGTTAGACGCGCCGAAGGACGAATCCGACGGAAGATTATTGTAAACTTCTGCTCACTCTCCTGCTACCATCAGAAAGCACCTGGCATTTAGACGATCACACCGGTATGGACTTCCACGCCAAAATCTTACAGTTTGATTGCAACATTCTTGTGAATCCTCGTGTGATTCACCAATATTTCTCTCCTTTGCAGGACCCCATCGTTTCGGGCTTTCTGTCGTGTGGCCTTCGGACCTGAACCGTATTTAGTTCGTTGTCGCGCCATTCCTCTCCTTTTTTAACAATCTAAAAAAACCAATGGACCGAAGGGGGTCCGTTCCAGTGTCCTACCCATTGCGGTCTCACAGCCTACACAGTGGGTTGGGGAAATTTGGGCATCTCCGCTGTTTAAGAAGTGATGCAAATTGCCTCACTTTCATCCTTGAAAGAAGAAAACCTTGGGTAAATACCACTTTTACACTGGCACGCAATTTGGAGTGACTTATGGAGACGGGGATCAGCCAGGCCTATATCACCAGCAAAGGAGACGGTCCTAATGCAATTAATATTGAGGCAAAAGATTCAATCGAGAGTCTGGATCATCGTTGCCGCGGTTTCTTTCGTCTGTGCCTCGGCTTGGGCGGGCAGTGCCGGGGATCTCCAGCCGCGGGTCCCTCCCGATCGCATGGAACAGGCGCTGTCCTTTACAAATCCCTTTACCCCTACAGAGGAATTTATTGCGAGCGGGAAAAAACTCTATGAAGGCAAGGGCTGGTGCGCCTTTTGTCATGGCTGGGAGGGGACAGGGGCACCGACTGCAGGTCGAACCTTTCCTCCTGATATCAAAATGCCGACCAATTTTGCAGATGCGGCTTGGCAGGCAGCCAGAAGTGATGGGGAACTATTCTGGGTTTTGATTCATGGGAGTCATGGGACCGACATGGTGCCATACATGCCGCAGTATATTACGGATAAGGAGGCCTGGCAGATCATCGCCTATATCCGAACCTTCGGAGGAACTTAATGGTGCATCTATGTTCCTCAGAACACACGCAGTCGTGTGAAAGGATTTCATCTCGTATTCATATGTACAGAGGAGGGGCATCATGGGGGAACAACAATTCAGAACAAGTCAGATGGTAGGCTTTGCGGCGCTACTATTGGCGGTAGTTGGGGGATGTAGTCATTACGGAAACCACGAAATATCTAAATCGGCCAAGGCGACCATTCAAGGATGCACGGATCCGGCCATTACGGGAACCGCCACTCTCAAAGAATTTGAATCTGAAGAAGGCATCAAGAAACTGTATGTCCAGATGGAGGTCAAGGGGTTAAAGGATGGGAAACATGCGGTCCATATTCATGAGGTTGCCAGTTGCCAGCCGTGTGGGGCTGCGAAAGGCCATCATGATCCCGGGCCCTTTGGCAAGTCCACACCTGACGCGCCGGACTTCAATCATCCCTTTCACATGGGTGATTTGGTCAATATCACGGTAATCAACGGGGTGGGGAAACTGCATGCGGTGACCACCAGGGTTGCGTTATCGGATGGCCGGTTGAGCGTGTTTGATGAAGATGGAAGTGCATTTATCATCCACACCAATGAAGATCTCTATTGCGATCAGGATAGCGAACTCAATCCGGGATGTGCCGGGGGTGCTCGTGATGCCTGTGGAATCATTGAGCCGGTAACCTCAACGTAGGCGGAACGTGCGAGATTTGGCCGGAGGTCCATATGAAGAAGTTGGGATAGGCCTCGTGTGGGTGTCGAATGCCCTAGAAAAGAAGGCACAAGGAGGAACAATGAGACAGGCATTTCAATGGGCGAGTGGATTTATCTTAGCGCTGGTGGTGAGTGGATCCCCGGTGCTGGCACAGGAACATGGGCACCAACAGATGATGAAGCCTCGGGTCCCTGCGGATAAGCTGGCTGAAGCCAAAGCGCTGCAGAGCCCGTTGCCGTCCTCGACGGACATTATCGAAAAAGGCAAATCCATTTATGAAGGGAAGGGTGGGTGCGCCAATTGTCATGGGGTGAGTGGACGTGGCGATGGTCCAGGTGCGGCGACTCTCAATCCCCCGCCTCGTGTTTTCCGGTCACATGGGTTTTGGAGACATCGGTCTGAAGGGGAAATTTTTTGGGTGATCAAATATGGATCGCCTGGGACCGGGATGATTCCGTTTGGTGGCATGCTTTCGGATGAAGAGATTTGGACCGTGATGCAGTATGAGGAAAGTTTTTCCGGAGGACCACATGGCGGAGGCGGAGGTCATGAGGGTGGAGGACGACACAACGGAGAAGGGATGATGATGAAACACGGCAATAGCCGGGAAGGGCATGGGAAGCAATCCGGAGCCATGGCCATGGCTGACCAACAAACTGGACTCGGTGATGGTGGGATTCAGGACAAGATGGCGAAAGCCAAAGCTGCCCCGATTGGGATTACTGAGGCCATTGCCGCAGCTAACACCCA harbors:
- a CDS encoding class I SAM-dependent methyltransferase, with product MAISHCCPLCLKPESTFVGNDGIRPYFSCGHCRLIFVPPAYYISPEQEKVHYDHHENHLEDPGYRKFLNQLAEPLHSRLRPHSSGLDFGAGPGPTLSLMLQEYGHTLSIYDPFYAYNPALLEQTYDFITATEVAEHLHHPGLELDRLWARLKIDGILGIMTQLAPPNRPFLAWYYLKDPTHVCFFSHETWTWLRSRWGAEIIYLHKNVVLFRKPSDSQLR
- a CDS encoding TraR/DksA family transcriptional regulator translates to MTQPTPESDHFRATLLTLQRDLLALSSTGQESAQPVELDQTTVGRVSRMDALQQQAMAQSAQQRRLIQLQRIESALQRLENGKFGWCVRCGQEISRKRLDVDPTAPLCIAWADGRSQYVSHALFTDPSPTGIYKLTWRPVMKKSHTKTVVQTWWTIFPHHTPYSS
- a CDS encoding FABP family protein gives rise to the protein MTGTHHSDFTSAEIIRHLGPLTSLAGTWEGDSGVDIAPAKEGSHETHYRERLQFDPIGPVVNGSQVLYGLRYSTVAWPLIQEQPFHEEVGYWLWDAASQQVMRCFMVPRGVLVNAGGTSEPDAKEFHMAAEAGNGVYGILSNPYLDEASKTVRYELSVTIHETWKFSYKENTQLQIAGRPEVLHHTDQNTLTRL
- a CDS encoding SDR family NAD(P)-dependent oxidoreductase, yielding MTQKILLIGNSDGIGAAVTRALIARGEHVVGLSRSPSPLGPDGPRHIVQDIAAPEYPQVLETLLADEGPFDACIFCAAIGSRLTLPDLSQEARVIDVNFTSMVRTLAALAPGWLEREQGHFIGLSSLADDFYNADSPSYTASKAGISNYLVSMGFKLRSHGVYVSNIRFGYVDTKLPKASWKPLMLTADQAAGHVLRCLRTKPRQLSVPKFAGLAIHGIRWMQSIRIWWP
- a CDS encoding toll/interleukin-1 receptor domain-containing protein; its protein translation is MKKNITVFVSYARANRDLATRLLKKFKEQAAPSKQYHYTFWRDSDILVGEKWHEEIQHALGECDVGLVLISPALLGSQYIQDHELPRFVKSGGRAVIPVMLQPIDLERHDLKGLLQTQIFRLDRPRFASPKAYGECSGSHRDQFALELFGQVEARLDKMVAK
- a CDS encoding DUF2130 domain-containing protein, translated to MPEPTIICPQCKTEIKLTESLAAPLLEATKRDFEQRLAQKDAAAAKRDAALREREALLAKSQERFEEQVADKLKLERSKIVAEEARKARLALANDLDQKSKEIREIQEILKHKDEKLAEAQKVQADLLRKQRELDDAKRELDLTIEKRVQEGLAATRDQAKKEAEEGLKFKVMEKEQTIASMQKQIEELKRRAEQGSQQLQGEVQELELEAMLISKFPLDQISPVAKGEHGGDVLHRVAGSFGQACGTILWESKRTKNWSDGWLIKLREDQRQAKAEIAIIVSQALPKEVEAFEFIDGVWVTHPKVALPLAVAMRNTLMEVAGARQASEGQQTKMEMVYQYLMGPRFRQRVQAIVEGFSSMKDDLDKERKVIMKQWAKREEQIDRVMMATVGMYGDLQGIAGKTLQEIEGLELQALDAPKDESDGRLL
- a CDS encoding cytochrome c, which encodes MQLILRQKIQSRVWIIVAAVSFVCASAWAGSAGDLQPRVPPDRMEQALSFTNPFTPTEEFIASGKKLYEGKGWCAFCHGWEGTGAPTAGRTFPPDIKMPTNFADAAWQAARSDGELFWVLIHGSHGTDMVPYMPQYITDKEAWQIIAYIRTFGGT
- a CDS encoding superoxide dismutase family protein yields the protein MGEQQFRTSQMVGFAALLLAVVGGCSHYGNHEISKSAKATIQGCTDPAITGTATLKEFESEEGIKKLYVQMEVKGLKDGKHAVHIHEVASCQPCGAAKGHHDPGPFGKSTPDAPDFNHPFHMGDLVNITVINGVGKLHAVTTRVALSDGRLSVFDEDGSAFIIHTNEDLYCDQDSELNPGCAGGARDACGIIEPVTST
- a CDS encoding c-type cytochrome, which gives rise to MRQAFQWASGFILALVVSGSPVLAQEHGHQQMMKPRVPADKLAEAKALQSPLPSSTDIIEKGKSIYEGKGGCANCHGVSGRGDGPGAATLNPPPRVFRSHGFWRHRSEGEIFWVIKYGSPGTGMIPFGGMLSDEEIWTVMQYEESFSGGPHGGGGGHEGGGRHNGEGMMMKHGNSREGHGKQSGAMAMADQQTGLGDGGIQDKMAKAKAAPIGITEAIAAANTHVPGTVLEAEFEAEENQAFWEVEIATEGGKLIEIKVDHQTGAILSSEEKTTKDGKKSMRHGKGRMHQDPNAEDGHMGSGGMKGGHMGGGGMKGGHMGGGMN